In one Pasteuria penetrans genomic region, the following are encoded:
- a CDS encoding YugN family protein, whose protein sequence is MIFLNTAVEGVQRSFSDLERAMFSIGFVRESWDYHQVVYDHEFVDDRVRYYLRLHGDVIGKRRLENPRAELVLRAPVLARHYFPHGLDTEAVVPAGLREVISVKMQEMERAVAGVDRTG, encoded by the coding sequence ATGATCTTTCTGAATACGGCGGTTGAGGGCGTACAAAGGAGTTTTTCTGATCTAGAGAGGGCTATGTTCAGCATTGGTTTTGTGAGGGAGAGTTGGGATTATCATCAGGTTGTGTACGACCATGAGTTTGTGGACGATAGGGTGCGTTACTATCTTCGTTTGCATGGTGATGTGATTGGGAAACGCAGGCTTGAGAACCCCCGTGCGGAGTTAGTCCTACGGGCTCCCGTACTGGCTCGACACTATTTTCCTCATGGTCTTGATACAGAGGCTGTTGTTCCTGCTGGTCTGAGGGAAGTTATCTCGGTCAAGATGCAGGAGATGGAAAGGGCCGTGGCGGGGGTTGATCGGACAGGGTAG
- a CDS encoding amidase domain-containing protein, translated as MVAGFIGWHIIEHWLVRIQQTWLIGIPLVNALPALPTAQRSLWREEMRIYRMHRLWRKRGIQILKRSLRIHNVGGRQFPSHSEFLILFTVQSLYEVLGDCWEEEREGCQGFIFRRSIHGVVLGDFRTNDPLSTFQGGMWFKSFSFSTPPEMEMGAEGITYSPSRAVAYAEVHWNQPNIDFWVPGDNQCTNFVSQCLHAGGLKMEYCNFSPRCGWWYASQGGDPRWSLTWTVAHSLYRYLCTLHVRRPEGGLRVDPVEDVRALAPGDIVCYDWKGAGIWGHNTIVTAIDPLGEPLVHAQTVASRYRDWRYLDSPSWTPKTRYAFLKFSKN; from the coding sequence ATGGTTGCAGGTTTTATTGGGTGGCATATTATAGAACATTGGCTTGTAAGAATTCAACAAACCTGGTTGATAGGTATACCGTTGGTGAATGCCTTGCCCGCTCTCCCAACTGCCCAAAGGTCCTTGTGGCGGGAGGAGATGCGAATTTATAGAATGCATAGGCTATGGCGTAAGCGCGGTATTCAAATTCTTAAGCGGAGTTTGCGAATACATAATGTGGGTGGGCGGCAATTTCCATCGCATTCGGAATTCTTGATTCTTTTCACCGTACAATCTCTCTATGAGGTCTTAGGTGATTGCTGGGAAGAAGAGAGAGAAGGATGCCAGGGATTTATATTTCGGAGATCGATCCATGGGGTGGTACTGGGGGATTTTCGTACGAATGATCCGCTGTCCACCTTCCAAGGAGGGATGTGGTTCAAGTCTTTTTCCTTTTCTACTCCGCCCGAGATGGAGATGGGTGCAGAGGGAATTACCTATAGTCCATCCCGGGCCGTGGCTTATGCAGAAGTTCATTGGAACCAACCGAATATCGATTTTTGGGTGCCGGGGGATAATCAATGTACCAATTTTGTTTCCCAGTGTTTGCATGCAGGGGGATTGAAAATGGAATATTGCAATTTTTCCCCTCGGTGTGGTTGGTGGTATGCTAGTCAGGGGGGAGATCCCCGATGGAGTTTGACATGGACGGTAGCCCATTCCCTCTACCGGTATCTTTGTACTCTTCATGTACGGAGGCCGGAGGGTGGTCTGCGGGTGGATCCGGTGGAGGATGTACGGGCATTGGCACCGGGGGATATTGTTTGCTATGATTGGAAGGGTGCGGGTATTTGGGGCCATAATACGATTGTGACAGCGATAGATCCATTAGGGGAGCCCCTTGTTCACGCCCAAACAGTGGCGAGTCGTTATAGGGATTGGCGGTATCTCGATTCCCCTTCCTGGACCCCTAAGACGAGATACGCATTTTTAAAGTTTTCGAAAAATTGA
- a CDS encoding YlaN family protein, with the protein MVDKETKALRVLREDAEKINRLIEVQMKHLTLPKCPLYEEVLDTQMFGFSRQIHFAIRVGLITREQGQRLLGDLERRLADLCTSLPPDRI; encoded by the coding sequence ATGGTGGATAAGGAGACAAAGGCCTTGCGGGTTTTACGGGAGGATGCTGAGAAGATCAATCGTTTGATTGAGGTGCAAATGAAACATCTCACCTTACCTAAGTGCCCACTTTACGAGGAGGTTTTAGATACCCAGATGTTTGGTTTCTCCCGCCAGATTCATTTTGCTATCCGTGTGGGTCTGATTACGCGGGAACAGGGGCAGCGTTTATTGGGGGATTTGGAGCGACGTCTGGCAGATCTGTGTACGAGTCTTCCCCCTGATAGGATCTGA
- a CDS encoding aldo/keto reductase, producing MKDLLMNPQKRDVIPFADKNAPRIGLGTMSLGGDLCGPMEEKVAHSILEQSLEMGIRIWDTAAFYGMGKAEVLCGEVLSSSGLRNEVTIITKGGLRRDRHTNRPIRNASRTALLQDIEGSLRRLKTDTIDIYQLHWPDAATPVEETATTLRGLQEEGVLRHIGICNSSPSILREFSQWIRIHSHELPFSLLDTSLRTTIMTTSRNMNIPIIAYGTLAQGLLAYDPTQKISTTPLFRSWQPWFRDQLLPTYRKACRDLADWAEQRDKTLPQLAVRYVLDEPGVAIALWGIHRPKQLSALQGALEWSLSGEERKALESIIQKWVSPSSPNTEVKGPPQRTPH from the coding sequence ATGAAGGATCTACTTATGAACCCACAAAAACGAGATGTAATCCCTTTTGCTGATAAAAATGCACCCCGCATCGGTTTGGGTACCATGTCCCTAGGAGGGGATCTTTGCGGACCCATGGAAGAAAAGGTGGCACATTCCATTCTGGAACAATCCTTGGAAATGGGAATACGAATCTGGGATACCGCTGCCTTTTATGGGATGGGAAAGGCAGAAGTATTATGCGGGGAGGTATTATCATCAAGTGGTCTGCGCAACGAGGTTACTATCATCACCAAAGGAGGCCTGCGTCGCGATCGTCACACAAATCGACCCATCCGCAATGCATCACGAACCGCATTACTACAGGATATCGAGGGAAGCCTACGACGTTTGAAAACGGATACTATTGATATATACCAACTGCATTGGCCCGATGCAGCCACCCCAGTAGAAGAAACGGCCACTACCCTGCGCGGGTTACAAGAGGAAGGGGTTCTCCGACATATCGGAATTTGTAATAGTTCCCCCTCCATACTACGGGAATTCAGCCAATGGATTCGCATCCATAGTCATGAACTCCCCTTTAGCCTACTGGATACGAGTCTACGAACTACCATAATGACCACCAGCCGAAACATGAACATACCCATCATTGCCTATGGCACACTAGCCCAAGGACTACTAGCATATGATCCTACCCAAAAAATTTCTACCACACCCCTCTTCCGTAGTTGGCAACCCTGGTTCCGAGATCAACTACTCCCTACCTATCGAAAAGCATGCCGTGATCTGGCAGACTGGGCGGAGCAACGCGATAAAACCCTGCCCCAGCTGGCCGTGCGCTATGTACTTGATGAGCCTGGTGTCGCCATTGCCCTCTGGGGAATTCATCGCCCCAAACAACTATCCGCACTGCAGGGTGCTCTAGAATGGTCACTGTCGGGGGAAGAAAGAAAAGCACTGGAATCGATCATACAAAAATGGGTATCGCCCTCTTCCCCCAATACCGAGGTAAAGGGTCCCCCCCAGCGAACCCCCCATTGA
- a CDS encoding MFS transporter, translated as MNWVEGNEVMVPSVNAHSGWRRTMYILMVTSCIVHVSITMVPVFLPQYLQAMGVEGPENLTMWMGIIEGSTYLTMFLVLPIWGRLSDRLGYRWMVVRSVLGTTVVIFLMSLADSPWELLLLRLAEGVVAGFLPTAVTMVGASAPTRRLQYSVSMLQVGTSIGIVTGPLFGGWLTSILRDKGNVFSPYQNTFLIVAGMLALMTFVIVFALDDVEKERRAGPRGNLFWQCIQWFRHRLLRKLLVISFLVPIAVGSYLTLLSYLLQLLLSPGDDRIYWASILFSVTAIATAVASPWMGKWGDRWGSYRVFFVCSFGAALFLMGFAFAANQWMIIALSFPLGVCMAGISPSIAALLAVAAPRGEIGSVYGFQFSLDSLGRCVGPLLLGSVVVRVVGGMDGLRSVFIVAGIFSLCTCLMVLPNLFSDGNIGSGHRDRSG; from the coding sequence ATGAATTGGGTAGAGGGGAATGAAGTTATGGTTCCTTCCGTCAATGCCCACAGTGGGTGGCGCCGCACAATGTACATTTTGATGGTGACGTCTTGTATTGTCCATGTGTCCATCACGATGGTTCCTGTGTTTCTCCCTCAATACCTACAGGCGATGGGTGTCGAGGGTCCGGAAAATTTGACCATGTGGATGGGGATTATTGAGGGGTCAACGTATCTCACCATGTTTTTAGTTTTGCCGATTTGGGGTAGGCTTTCTGATCGTCTAGGGTATAGGTGGATGGTGGTCCGTTCCGTATTGGGTACCACTGTAGTGATTTTCTTGATGTCTTTAGCGGATTCCCCATGGGAATTGTTATTGTTGCGCTTGGCCGAGGGGGTCGTTGCTGGTTTTCTCCCTACTGCAGTGACGATGGTGGGTGCATCCGCGCCCACGCGGCGTTTGCAATATTCAGTGAGCATGTTGCAGGTTGGGACCTCGATTGGTATTGTGACGGGACCCCTATTCGGGGGGTGGCTCACCAGTATTTTACGGGATAAGGGGAATGTGTTTTCACCCTATCAGAATACCTTTCTGATCGTTGCGGGTATGTTGGCCTTGATGACCTTTGTCATCGTTTTTGCTCTTGATGATGTGGAGAAGGAAAGGCGAGCGGGTCCGCGGGGGAATCTTTTTTGGCAGTGTATACAGTGGTTTCGCCATCGTTTATTACGGAAGTTACTGGTGATTTCCTTTTTGGTGCCGATCGCTGTGGGCAGTTATCTAACGCTCTTATCCTATCTTCTGCAGTTGTTGTTATCCCCCGGGGATGACCGGATCTATTGGGCGAGCATTCTATTTTCTGTTACAGCAATTGCTACTGCTGTTGCTTCCCCATGGATGGGGAAATGGGGCGATCGGTGGGGCTCCTATAGGGTGTTTTTCGTTTGTTCGTTCGGTGCAGCGCTTTTTTTGATGGGTTTTGCTTTTGCCGCTAATCAATGGATGATTATTGCCTTGAGTTTTCCTTTAGGGGTGTGTATGGCCGGTATTTCACCTTCAATCGCCGCACTGTTGGCCGTAGCCGCCCCTAGAGGGGAGATAGGGAGTGTTTATGGTTTTCAATTTTCCCTTGATTCGTTGGGTCGATGTGTGGGACCGTTACTCCTTGGGTCCGTGGTGGTTAGGGTTGTTGGCGGGATGGATGGGTTGCGTAGTGTTTTTATTGTGGCCGGAATTTTTTCCTTGTGTACCTGTTTGATGGTTCTTCCTAACTTGTTCTCCGATGGGAATATAGGAAGCGGGCATAGGGATCGGAGTGGTTGA
- a CDS encoding MFS transporter, with protein MGITKKLYEFFLLLRGDHRGRRERWRDGEIGIGQRTSYSEWHRNMYILMVSLGLVYVSMMMVMPFLPVYLQEIGVDNLGHLPVWLGVINGAPFLTTCLVSPLWGRLSDRWGRKVMIIRSGLGMAISTALMSLARSPWELLLFRLADGLFSGFMPASVALMAVSAPSGRTQYALGMLQTGLVIGVTAGPLLGGWLSGIVGHRATFRIVAVALLMVTLVVVFAVRETRGGYSTDEKQQYDREGIFSQSLRFFRHRALRNLLFISFLIPIALYGSMSFVTIFVKQHVASPAETVSWTGIILSTAALAAGIASPIAGRFGDRWGSHKVLSVGLAGATVFLLLHAMATGVVFLWMLRIPLGLFMAGIQPSLGALLARVSPQREFGAIYGVQSSATSLGQGLGPVLLGLLAGLIGGVGGIQSVFIASGLMALFTLIFFHFCVPKTVFTGEKGEGIVFKLKRFPPS; from the coding sequence ATGGGTATTACAAAAAAATTATATGAATTTTTCTTGCTCCTTCGTGGGGATCATAGGGGCAGGCGGGAACGTTGGAGGGATGGAGAAATCGGTATAGGTCAAAGGACCTCCTATAGTGAATGGCATCGCAATATGTACATTCTGATGGTCTCGTTGGGCCTCGTTTATGTATCCATGATGATGGTGATGCCTTTTCTCCCCGTGTACCTACAGGAAATAGGTGTTGACAACCTGGGCCATCTGCCGGTTTGGCTGGGTGTCATCAACGGTGCGCCTTTTTTGACTACATGCCTAGTATCGCCACTCTGGGGGAGGCTTTCCGACCGGTGGGGTCGTAAAGTAATGATCATTCGTTCGGGTCTTGGCATGGCAATATCCACTGCTCTTATGTCACTGGCCCGTTCGCCGTGGGAGCTTCTTCTGTTTCGTTTGGCGGACGGACTCTTTTCAGGTTTCATGCCTGCATCCGTTGCCCTCATGGCTGTATCCGCACCGTCGGGGAGGACCCAGTATGCGTTGGGGATGTTGCAGACAGGTCTTGTGATAGGGGTGACAGCGGGTCCCCTCCTTGGCGGATGGTTATCCGGCATTGTGGGTCATCGGGCTACCTTTCGGATTGTCGCGGTTGCCCTGTTGATGGTCACATTGGTTGTCGTGTTTGCTGTGCGGGAAACGAGGGGGGGGTATTCAACCGACGAGAAGCAACAATATGACAGGGAGGGAATTTTTTCCCAAAGTTTGCGTTTTTTTCGCCATCGGGCATTGAGAAATCTTCTGTTCATCTCGTTCCTTATACCTATAGCCCTATATGGATCCATGTCCTTTGTGACTATTTTTGTGAAACAGCATGTGGCCTCCCCCGCGGAAACAGTATCCTGGACCGGTATCATTCTATCCACAGCGGCACTTGCCGCAGGGATTGCTTCTCCTATTGCGGGTAGGTTTGGGGATCGATGGGGGTCCCACAAGGTTCTCTCCGTTGGTTTGGCGGGTGCAACTGTTTTTTTGCTTTTGCACGCGATGGCCACTGGGGTTGTATTCCTGTGGATGCTGCGTATTCCATTGGGTCTCTTCATGGCAGGTATTCAACCCTCTTTGGGTGCTCTGCTGGCCAGGGTTTCACCCCAACGTGAGTTCGGCGCCATCTATGGGGTTCAATCGTCCGCTACCTCATTGGGGCAGGGATTGGGTCCTGTTTTGTTGGGTCTGCTCGCGGGCTTGATTGGGGGTGTGGGGGGCATACAGAGTGTTTTCATTGCTTCAGGGTTGATGGCTCTTTTCACGCTGATTTTTTTCCATTTTTGCGTCCCCAAGACGGTGTTTACGGGAGAAAAGGGAGAGGGAATTGTTTTCAAATTAAAAAGATTCCCACCTTCTTGA
- the minD gene encoding septum site-determining protein MinD: MHRSTVVITITSGKGGVGKSTTVASLGIGLARLGYRVCMIDTDIGLRKLDLMLGLENRIVYDLIDAVEGSCRLRQALVCHKTYPKLALLPAAQTRYKEEIEPQQMKELVGALRGSFDYILIDSPAGIEGGFRNAISPADRSILVVNPEIPSVRDADRVVGLLESTGIYETDLIVNRVQPRMVRGGDMLSVDRVRDHLAIPLLGIVPEDARMIRSSNTGEPAILDRRSLAGKAFSNIARRLRGDDIPIVELDMSDNFISRIKRLFHIA; encoded by the coding sequence ATGCATAGGTCTACTGTCGTTATCACTATAACCAGTGGCAAGGGTGGCGTTGGGAAATCGACCACGGTTGCTTCCCTCGGGATCGGTTTGGCCCGGCTCGGGTATAGGGTATGTATGATTGATACAGATATCGGTCTGAGGAAATTGGATTTGATGCTAGGTCTGGAAAATCGGATTGTATATGATCTCATTGATGCAGTTGAGGGTTCCTGTCGTTTGCGTCAGGCCCTGGTTTGTCACAAGACCTATCCAAAGCTAGCTCTTCTTCCTGCTGCACAAACTCGTTACAAGGAGGAGATTGAACCCCAGCAAATGAAGGAGCTTGTGGGTGCATTACGTGGATCCTTTGATTATATACTGATTGACTCACCTGCAGGTATTGAAGGGGGATTTCGCAATGCCATTTCTCCCGCTGATCGTTCTATTTTGGTGGTCAATCCGGAGATTCCCTCGGTACGCGATGCGGATCGTGTGGTTGGGTTGCTTGAGTCGACGGGGATTTATGAAACCGATTTGATCGTCAACCGGGTTCAACCACGTATGGTGCGTGGTGGCGATATGTTGAGTGTAGATCGGGTGCGGGATCATTTGGCTATTCCTTTGCTGGGGATTGTTCCGGAGGATGCGCGTATGATTCGATCATCCAATACGGGGGAACCGGCAATTCTGGATCGTCGTTCGTTGGCTGGGAAGGCTTTTTCTAATATTGCTAGGCGATTGCGTGGCGATGATATACCCATTGTAGAACTGGATATGTCGGATAATTTCATCTCCCGAATCAAGCGATTGTTCCATATTGCGTGA
- a CDS encoding zinc-dependent metalloprotease family protein — MNCKRQHFIIALTANLLFFIAALPPIMAQENKGETVNNPNEPTFKDPKEDLSNNRDPKKVLPNTINSGESPSINGNMKENTLRNGEHEKGKSTESNPSKTVLEGREGSRDKRDLQNRNPTTSNSQSVHVVPYADPSYRNHAGWEEDINKYMNAAKEYYRRVGVELEIDTPQVLDQDIGNMDVDANNKVRSAPHSSPSPAHIKIGFTDRKKNTGPIAFSNFWVLKHPDLPLPSVTSLYADHPSEKNGDMDLESIWTVLHEMGHDFGLEHKREGKNLMEPLIFDRGENPDLNNNENLQLSEDQKQQVRSAVQIWLHKKINWSNGSPEEKKASNLKSNPGVHPDKIQ; from the coding sequence ATGAATTGCAAACGACAACACTTTATTATTGCCTTAACCGCAAACCTTTTGTTTTTCATAGCAGCCCTCCCCCCAATAATGGCACAGGAAAACAAGGGGGAGACAGTAAATAACCCTAATGAGCCCACCTTTAAGGATCCTAAAGAAGACCTATCCAATAATAGAGATCCCAAAAAAGTTCTACCCAATACTATAAATTCCGGGGAGAGTCCATCTATCAATGGGAACATGAAGGAAAATACCCTTAGGAACGGAGAACATGAAAAAGGAAAGTCCACAGAATCCAATCCCAGTAAGACCGTTTTAGAAGGGAGAGAGGGTAGCAGGGATAAAAGAGACCTACAAAACCGTAATCCAACAACATCCAACTCGCAATCTGTCCATGTTGTTCCCTACGCCGATCCCTCCTACCGCAACCATGCAGGATGGGAAGAGGATATAAATAAATATATGAATGCCGCAAAGGAATACTACCGCAGAGTGGGGGTTGAATTGGAGATCGACACCCCCCAAGTCCTAGATCAAGACATAGGAAATATGGACGTAGATGCAAATAATAAAGTCAGGAGTGCGCCTCATAGTTCCCCCTCACCCGCGCATATAAAAATAGGTTTTACCGATCGAAAAAAGAACACAGGGCCAATAGCATTTTCCAACTTTTGGGTCCTAAAACACCCGGACCTACCCCTGCCTTCGGTCACCTCCCTTTATGCAGATCACCCCTCAGAAAAGAACGGGGACATGGATCTCGAAAGTATCTGGACCGTGCTTCACGAAATGGGTCACGACTTTGGTTTGGAACACAAGAGAGAGGGCAAAAATTTGATGGAACCTCTCATTTTTGATAGGGGAGAAAATCCGGATTTGAACAACAATGAAAATCTACAATTGTCTGAAGATCAAAAACAGCAAGTGAGATCCGCGGTGCAAATTTGGCTTCATAAAAAAATAAACTGGTCCAACGGAAGCCCTGAAGAAAAAAAGGCTTCCAACCTCAAAAGCAACCCTGGGGTCCACCCCGATAAAATACAATAA
- the glsA gene encoding glutaminase A yields the protein MIQASFLQQLVDRHRVRCSQGEIVTYIPLLKEQDPGALGIAVLTADGCCWEAGASRTPFTLQSISKVASLILALSDRGEDEVFSKVGMEPTGDPFNSIYKMEVFSSRKPLNPMINAGAMVVCSLIKGNTVSECLERFLSLVRSMAGNDKIDSIEAVYQSEQAHAHRNRALAHLLKELNLIDDVDATLELYLRQCSVQVDCVDLANMGFCLAQYGSDRHGNLLFSESLARLVKTFMVTCGMYNASGEFAIKVGIPAKSGVSGGILASVPSRMGVGVFGPSLDEKGNSVGGCAVLRELSCEWGLSIF from the coding sequence TTGATCCAGGCATCGTTCCTACAACAGTTGGTGGACCGACACCGCGTTCGATGTAGTCAGGGGGAGATTGTAACCTATATTCCATTGCTGAAAGAGCAGGATCCGGGTGCCCTGGGGATTGCTGTACTTACAGCCGATGGGTGTTGTTGGGAGGCGGGTGCGTCCAGAACACCTTTCACCCTACAGAGTATTTCCAAGGTGGCCTCCCTCATTCTCGCTTTGTCTGATAGGGGTGAAGACGAGGTTTTTTCTAAGGTGGGGATGGAGCCTACAGGGGATCCTTTCAATTCCATTTATAAAATGGAGGTTTTTTCCTCCCGCAAGCCGCTCAATCCAATGATCAATGCCGGTGCAATGGTTGTGTGTAGCCTGATCAAAGGAAATACGGTGTCGGAGTGTTTGGAGAGATTCCTATCGTTGGTTCGTTCTATGGCCGGTAATGATAAAATAGATTCTATAGAAGCCGTGTACCAGTCGGAGCAGGCCCACGCTCATCGAAATCGGGCGCTGGCTCACCTGTTGAAGGAGTTGAATCTCATTGATGATGTGGATGCGACGTTGGAGTTGTATCTGCGTCAATGTTCTGTTCAGGTAGATTGTGTAGATCTTGCCAATATGGGATTTTGTTTGGCGCAGTATGGGTCCGATAGGCACGGAAATCTCCTATTTTCGGAATCCCTAGCTCGTTTGGTGAAAACCTTTATGGTAACATGTGGTATGTACAATGCCTCAGGGGAATTTGCTATTAAGGTTGGTATTCCTGCTAAGAGCGGTGTTTCGGGCGGGATTTTGGCCTCTGTGCCCAGCCGGATGGGTGTTGGTGTATTTGGCCCCTCCTTGGATGAAAAGGGTAATAGTGTGGGTGGATGTGCTGTTCTTCGGGAGCTCTCCTGCGAGTGGGGTCTGAGTATTTTCTAA
- a CDS encoding MTAP family purine nucleoside phosphorylase: MSGDVPVVSCAIIGGSSTFSMDFPSDLSHSEIEMLETGLVVDTPYGASPDLDVWSFRDRKVLSCRMHGWRPGVVSRSTASQQLFWVFKEAGVRQILAEGGVGCIHQSLSLRDFVIVDDYIDHSQRSDVSLDLPYLLVMRDPFCPSLRACLFEAAAGNLSGSRRRVHKHGVYLTTDGRHFESRAEVRAYRQWGADVIGQSVVPEVYLAREIGACYAGIYMIVNAAEGVGGDWDHGDLTSLFYGEATTMGKILLDALSSLPEPSVSECRCRWLRKPTLLDQQSSP, encoded by the coding sequence TTGTCAGGCGATGTTCCAGTGGTTTCTTGCGCGATTATTGGTGGTTCTAGTACATTTTCCATGGATTTTCCGTCCGATCTTTCCCATTCAGAGATTGAAATGTTGGAAACGGGGTTGGTTGTGGATACACCTTACGGCGCGAGTCCGGATTTGGACGTTTGGTCCTTTCGGGATCGTAAGGTGTTATCGTGCCGTATGCATGGTTGGCGACCGGGGGTTGTCAGTCGTTCTACGGCCTCCCAACAGTTATTTTGGGTTTTTAAAGAGGCTGGTGTACGGCAGATTCTGGCGGAGGGGGGCGTGGGATGCATCCATCAATCCCTCTCACTGCGGGATTTTGTGATTGTCGATGACTACATTGATCATTCACAGCGGTCCGATGTATCTCTCGATCTCCCCTATCTCCTGGTTATGCGTGATCCCTTTTGTCCGTCCTTGCGTGCATGTCTATTCGAGGCAGCTGCTGGAAATTTGTCGGGTAGTAGGCGTCGTGTTCATAAGCACGGTGTTTACCTTACTACGGATGGCCGTCATTTTGAAAGCCGGGCAGAGGTACGAGCTTATCGGCAATGGGGTGCAGATGTCATTGGGCAGAGTGTAGTCCCGGAGGTGTACCTGGCGCGCGAGATTGGTGCCTGTTATGCGGGGATTTACATGATCGTGAATGCGGCAGAGGGTGTAGGGGGCGATTGGGATCACGGGGATTTGACATCTCTATTCTATGGGGAGGCGACAACCATGGGGAAGATCTTGTTGGATGCCTTGTCGTCGCTCCCTGAGCCGTCGGTATCTGAATGTCGTTGTCGTTGGTTGCGTAAGCCTACATTGTTAGACCAGCAATCCTCACCCTAG
- the rnhA gene encoding ribonuclease HI produces MDLKSLHTKYHNCTCCRLSTHRQRVVLGEGNSSAKLMLIGEGPGAGEDRQGRPFVGRAGQLLNEMLTTAGISRSDIYITNVIKCRPPDNRTPFPDEVSACLPILWQQFSIIQPRLVVLLGAVATQVFFKTKIRISAVRGHGFELKGIYFLPTYHPAYLLRSPARLKEAEQDWGSVAGTLRSLWKEGSGKRGQETIGKAEVVDIYTDGACSGNPGPGGWAAVLLLATGPEELSGGERHTTNNRMEMMAVIEALRKLPPSVGVHVHSDSAYLVNCFKQRWYVRWRENGWRTSTGKAVENKDLWVQLLDLFHSRSHIDFIKVKGHSSVKWNNRCDFLARGALLRFR; encoded by the coding sequence GTGGATCTTAAGAGTTTGCATACGAAATATCACAACTGTACATGTTGTCGTCTCTCTACCCATCGTCAGCGTGTGGTTCTGGGGGAAGGTAATTCATCTGCAAAGCTTATGTTGATAGGAGAAGGGCCAGGGGCGGGGGAGGATCGTCAGGGTCGTCCCTTTGTGGGACGGGCGGGACAATTGTTGAATGAGATGTTGACCACCGCAGGTATTTCGCGTTCCGATATTTACATTACCAACGTGATCAAGTGTCGCCCGCCCGATAACCGTACACCCTTTCCCGATGAGGTATCGGCTTGCTTACCCATCCTTTGGCAACAGTTTTCCATCATTCAACCGCGACTTGTTGTTTTGTTGGGGGCGGTGGCGACGCAGGTATTTTTCAAAACGAAAATTCGTATTAGTGCGGTTCGCGGACATGGGTTTGAGCTCAAGGGAATATATTTTTTACCGACCTATCACCCCGCTTACCTGTTGCGTAGCCCAGCGCGTTTGAAGGAAGCCGAACAAGATTGGGGGAGTGTTGCAGGGACTTTGCGCAGCTTATGGAAGGAAGGATCAGGGAAAAGGGGGCAGGAAACGATAGGAAAAGCGGAGGTTGTAGATATTTATACGGATGGCGCCTGTTCTGGTAATCCTGGTCCCGGTGGTTGGGCCGCTGTTCTTTTGCTGGCTACAGGCCCGGAGGAGTTATCAGGAGGAGAACGCCATACGACAAACAATCGGATGGAAATGATGGCCGTGATTGAGGCTCTACGCAAATTGCCGCCCAGCGTTGGGGTGCATGTCCATTCTGATAGTGCTTACTTGGTCAACTGTTTTAAACAGCGCTGGTACGTTCGTTGGCGGGAAAATGGTTGGCGGACCTCCACGGGCAAGGCGGTAGAAAACAAGGATTTGTGGGTTCAGTTACTGGATTTATTTCATTCCAGATCTCATATCGATTTTATTAAGGTTAAAGGACATAGCAGTGTGAAGTGGAACAATCGTTGTGATTTTTTGGCCAGAGGGGCTTTGCTCCGTTTCCGTTAG
- a CDS encoding SpoVA/SpoVAEb family sporulation membrane protein yields the protein MSFPLIPHTSDRERKFKDYKSMVEKFVPKEKVVIRILRAFFVGGGVALLSHGVTQFSVFLGFSTGMARNIALLFLIGLSCLLTGLGKFDDFSQWAGAGLAVPITGFANSVASSALEHRTEGWVLGVAGNMFRLAGAIVVFGVVAACTIGIIHWVLWQIY from the coding sequence ATGTCTTTTCCATTGATACCCCATACTTCTGATAGGGAAAGGAAATTTAAAGATTATAAAAGTATGGTTGAAAAATTCGTTCCCAAGGAGAAGGTGGTCATCCGTATTCTCCGCGCCTTTTTTGTCGGGGGGGGTGTCGCACTACTATCGCATGGGGTAACCCAGTTCAGTGTGTTTTTGGGTTTTTCCACGGGGATGGCCCGTAATATTGCTCTATTATTTCTCATAGGTTTGAGTTGTTTACTTACCGGTTTGGGGAAATTCGATGATTTCTCCCAATGGGCGGGAGCTGGGTTGGCGGTTCCCATCACTGGATTTGCTAACTCTGTTGCCTCGTCCGCACTTGAGCATCGCACGGAAGGGTGGGTTCTTGGAGTAGCCGGCAACATGTTTCGCCTGGCGGGAGCTATTGTTGTTTTTGGTGTGGTGGCTGCTTGCACCATTGGGATCATTCACTGGGTTCTATGGCAGATTTACTAA